The following coding sequences lie in one Kribbella sp. NBC_00709 genomic window:
- a CDS encoding alpha-N-arabinofuranosidase: MSTASAARVVIDLDVPGPTISRHLYGHFAEHLGRCIYGGFYVGEDSGLPNEGGIRLDVVEALRALEIPNLRWPGGCFADEYHWQDGIGPKADRPSMVNTHWGNVEENNHFGTHEFLALCELLGAAPYVNGNVGSGTVREMSEWVEYLTRDGDSPMVRERKANGRDEPWKVPFWGIGNETWGCGGNMRAEAYADLARQYATFLKDHGDNKLYRIAAGASDDDLAWTEALLKAVSCLGCERGPKNLFQAISVHYYTVAGTWDHKGSATDFGLDEYYETIRKAQDIDRVLRGHSALMDAYDPERKLGLVLDEWGTWWDVEPGTNRGFLYQQNAMRDALVASLHFDVFHKHAERLVMANIAQTVNVLQAMLLTDNDGGLVRTPTYHVFEMNKGHHDATAVPVHVVEQPTYDSMELLSASASVKDGRALVSVSNLDPVAPVDVILDLRGAQVRDPAGRLLTASKPQAYNTVADPDVVAPAPLGVEPEPRGLRVSLPPHSFATVSLAL; the protein is encoded by the coding sequence CCGAGCACCTCGGGAGGTGTATCTACGGGGGTTTCTACGTCGGTGAGGACTCCGGGCTGCCGAACGAGGGCGGTATCCGGCTCGATGTGGTCGAGGCCCTGCGGGCGCTGGAGATCCCGAACCTGCGCTGGCCGGGCGGGTGCTTCGCGGACGAGTACCACTGGCAGGACGGCATCGGGCCGAAGGCGGACCGGCCGTCGATGGTGAACACGCATTGGGGCAACGTCGAGGAGAACAACCACTTCGGCACCCACGAGTTCCTGGCGTTGTGCGAGCTGCTCGGCGCGGCGCCGTACGTGAACGGGAACGTCGGCAGCGGGACCGTGCGGGAGATGAGCGAGTGGGTCGAGTACCTGACCCGCGACGGCGACAGCCCGATGGTCCGCGAGCGCAAGGCGAACGGCCGGGACGAGCCGTGGAAGGTGCCGTTCTGGGGGATCGGCAACGAGACCTGGGGCTGCGGCGGGAACATGCGGGCCGAGGCGTACGCCGACCTGGCCCGCCAGTACGCGACGTTCCTGAAGGACCACGGCGACAACAAGCTGTACCGGATCGCGGCCGGCGCCTCCGACGACGATCTGGCCTGGACCGAGGCGTTGCTGAAGGCGGTCAGCTGCTTGGGCTGTGAACGCGGTCCGAAGAACCTCTTCCAGGCGATCTCGGTCCACTACTACACGGTCGCGGGGACGTGGGACCACAAGGGCAGCGCCACCGACTTCGGTCTCGACGAGTACTACGAGACGATCCGCAAGGCCCAGGACATCGACCGGGTCCTCCGCGGGCATTCCGCACTGATGGACGCGTACGACCCGGAGCGCAAGCTCGGTCTGGTGCTGGACGAGTGGGGCACGTGGTGGGACGTCGAGCCGGGGACGAACCGGGGCTTCCTGTACCAGCAGAACGCGATGCGGGACGCGCTGGTGGCGAGCCTGCACTTCGACGTGTTCCACAAGCACGCGGAGCGGTTGGTGATGGCGAATATCGCGCAGACCGTCAACGTCCTGCAGGCGATGCTGCTGACGGACAACGACGGTGGTTTGGTGCGGACGCCGACGTACCACGTGTTCGAGATGAACAAGGGGCATCACGACGCGACCGCCGTACCGGTGCATGTGGTCGAGCAGCCGACGTACGACTCGATGGAGCTGCTGTCGGCGTCCGCGTCGGTGAAGGACGGGCGGGCCTTGGTGTCGGTCAGCAATCTGGATCCGGTCGCGCCGGTGGACGTCATACTCGATCTGCGGGGTGCGCAGGTGCGGGACCCGGCCGGACGGTTGCTGACGGCATCGAAACCGCAGGCGTACAACACGGTCGCCGATCCGGACGTGGTGGCTCCGGCCCCGCTCGGAGTGGAGCCGGAGCCCCGCGGTCTACGGGTCAGCCTGCCGCCGCATTCGTTCGCGACGGTCAGCTTGGCTTTGTGA